A region of the Anolis carolinensis isolate JA03-04 chromosome 1, rAnoCar3.1.pri, whole genome shotgun sequence genome:
TGACTGATGAACTGAAACGGTTGAAAATAAGATTCCGTtgggagaaaaaagaaggaataatGGTCACATATAAAGAGGAAAAGCACTGGTTAACCTCAGAAGATAAGGCTAAGGAGTTTTACAAGAGGTACATAAAGGGAAAAAgtgaaataccttcagaaaccaCTCCCCCCTcagtcaaaagaaagaaagctaaAAGAGCGAGATACCATTCGGAGGAAAAACAGAAGCTTAAAACGGACTCATTCTATAAACTAGTAAATGTGTCAGATGAGGGGGAAGAGGGGagctctgaagaagaagaagaaagagaggacaAGGAagcggaagaagaagaagagggaataGGGTCGGAAAAAGAGCAGGAATTGGAGGAAGACAAAGCGCAGATGAC
Encoded here:
- the LOC134297822 gene encoding glutamic acid-rich protein-like, whose product is MVTYKEEKHWLTSEDKAKEFYKRYIKGKSEIPSETTPPSVKRKKAKRARYHSEEKQKLKTDSFYKLVNVSDEGEEGSSEEEEEREDKEAEEEEEGIGSEKEQELEEDKAQMTSDNPHENENDGQNNSSKTMEV